The following coding sequences are from one Manduca sexta isolate Smith_Timp_Sample1 chromosome 7, JHU_Msex_v1.0, whole genome shotgun sequence window:
- the LOC119193820 gene encoding protein ANTAGONIST OF LIKE HETEROCHROMATIN PROTEIN 1-like, translating to MRSVLIIAALYYLSQKNKNRRRRRLHVHPLIEQRAVAGEFVLLYGTLRADESKFFNYFRMSTRTFDELLAKIQDKLVHCSLRIVPIPPIERLMVTLRFLATGRTYTDLQYSFRMGIATISKIVDEVCKVTWNTLHNECIPSNTPDMWLNIANGFLQKTNFPNCIGAIDGKHIRIVNPTGGGSIFYNYKNFYSIVLLAMCDADYCFTYVNIGAYGKSSDSTIFQNSTLYRSLEQNTLNIPRPKPLPGTNTPVEHVIVGDGAFGISNKILSHMHDPI from the exons ATGCGGAGTGTGTTAATTATTGCTGCTTTGTACTATCtatcccaaaaaaataaaaaccggcGACGACGAAGACTCCATGTTCATCCATTGATTGAGCAGAGAGCCGTTGCAGGAGAATTTGTCTTGTTATATGGCACTTTGAGGGCTGACGAAAGTAAATTCTTTAATTACTTTCGAATGTCAACTAGAACTTTTGACGAATTACTGGCAAAGATACAGGATAAACTGGTCCATTGCAGCTTACGAATCGTGCCTATACCACCGATTGAACGACTAATGGTGACTTTAag atttctTGCTACGGGTCGAACATATACGGATTTGCAGTATTCATTTAGGATGGGAATCGCAACAATCAGTAAGATCGTGGACGAAGTGTGTAAAGTAACATGGAACACGCTACACAATGAATGCATACCATCAAATACACCTGATATGTGGCTAAATATTGCTAACGGTTTTCTACAAAAGACCAACTTTCCAAATTGTATTGGAGCTATTGATGGCAAGCACATCCGAATCGTAAATCCAACCGGTGGTGGATCAATATTCTACAACTATAAAAATTTTTACTCCATTGTTCTGCTGGCTATGTGCGATGCAGATTATTGTTTTACATATGTAAACATTGGAGCATATGGGAAAAGCTCGGACTCGACTATATTTCAAAACAGTACACTCTACAGGAGCCTTGAAcaaaacactttaaatattCCTAGACCGAAGCCATTGCCTGGAACAAATACTCCAGTTGAACATGTAATTGTGGGTGATGGTGCTTTTGGCATATCCAATAAAATTCTAAGCCATATGCACGATCCAATATGA
- the LOC115454781 gene encoding uncharacterized protein LOC115454781: MRLLHKLNDEHVIPEKIKKMKVKNATRVFSKTMAATLSYSAQFSHYADGKTVSTTLKNTADIISFMDDLFDSVNGANTKNRGKPLRQAVTDKSPHIAFWQEAIKKI, translated from the exons ATGAGGTTGTTACATAAATTGAATGATGAACATGTCATtccagaaaaaattaaaaagatgaag gtAAAAAATGCTACTAGAGTATTTAGCAAGACAATGGCAGCTACTTTATCATATTCTGCTCAGTTTT cTCATTATGCTGACGGAAAAACTGTCAGCACTACGTTAAAAAATACAGCAGACATAATTTCATTTATGGATGATCTATTTGACTCCGTGAACGGCGCAAATACGAAAAATAGGGGCAAACCACTTCGACAAGCGGTAACAGATAAATCGCCCCACATTGCATTTTGGCaagaagctataaaaaaaatttaa